A stretch of Desulfitobacterium dichloroeliminans LMG P-21439 DNA encodes these proteins:
- a CDS encoding DUF4870 domain-containing protein, translating to MSENKNLNLTLEEFDPADIEKGKTMAGLAYILFFLPLIVCPDSSFGKFHANQGLLLLITSVAGTVILSVIPVIGWILLPIFTLAILALAILGLVNGLQGKVKRLPLIGKFNLIK from the coding sequence ATGAGTGAAAACAAAAATTTAAACCTAACCCTAGAAGAATTTGATCCCGCAGACATTGAAAAAGGGAAAACCATGGCTGGACTGGCTTATATCCTCTTCTTCCTTCCTCTTATTGTTTGCCCTGATTCCTCCTTCGGGAAATTTCACGCCAATCAGGGGCTTTTACTTTTGATTACGAGCGTTGCCGGGACAGTTATTCTTAGCGTTATCCCTGTGATCGGGTGGATACTGCTTCCCATCTTTACTCTAGCCATTCTCGCCTTGGCTATTCTAGGTCTTGTCAATGGTTTGCAAGGTAAAGTAAAACGCTTGCCCCTCATTGGGAAATTCAACCTTATTAAATAG
- a CDS encoding DUF6591 domain-containing protein, producing the protein MKKTLIFCFALFLVFTLTGCKSPSEAAAEKVSEKILEGATGGKVDLDGEKATIKTEDGSVVSFGGNEWPSDKLGEDIPKLNGKVTYVANSDAMCMIIIEGVKAGEFEKYVEKVKDAGFNQNEMNYSDNSTKTYMASNAKDIAFQLTYMVDTEEVSITAGKNEK; encoded by the coding sequence ATGAAAAAAACTCTAATCTTTTGCTTTGCTCTCTTTTTGGTTTTCACTTTAACAGGGTGCAAAAGCCCATCTGAAGCCGCGGCAGAGAAGGTCAGCGAGAAAATATTGGAAGGAGCTACAGGCGGTAAAGTCGATCTCGATGGGGAAAAGGCCACCATAAAAACAGAAGATGGCTCCGTCGTCTCCTTTGGAGGGAATGAATGGCCCAGCGATAAGCTAGGTGAGGATATTCCCAAGCTTAATGGAAAGGTAACCTATGTAGCCAACTCTGATGCCATGTGCATGATTATCATCGAAGGCGTCAAGGCTGGGGAATTCGAAAAGTATGTGGAGAAAGTTAAGGACGCCGGCTTCAATCAAAATGAGATGAACTACTCAGACAATTCAACTAAAACTTATATGGCCTCCAATGCCAAAGATATTGCCTTTCAACTCACCTATATGGTAGACACGGAAGAGGTAAGCATAACCGCAGGGAAAAACGAAAAGTAA